A window from Gossypium raimondii isolate GPD5lz chromosome 7, ASM2569854v1, whole genome shotgun sequence encodes these proteins:
- the LOC105804826 gene encoding probable fructokinase-5, translating into MNNNSAKSPMIVSFGEMLIDFVPDVAGVSLAESYAFIKAPGGAPANVACAIAKLGGNAAFIGKVGDDEFGHMLANLLKKSGVNSDGICFDKDARTALAFVTLKADGQREFMFYRSPSADMLLKESELKLDLIKQAKIFHYGSISLISEPCKSAHMAAMKAAKQAGVLLSYDPNVRLPLWPSPEAARDGIKSIWDQADFVKVSDDEVEFLTKGDPKKDDVVMSLWNDNFKLLIVTDGPEGCRYFTKKFKGKVNGYKVKTIDTTGAGDAFVGAFLQAVAKDPNLFNDENKLKEALVFANACGAISTTQKGAIPSLPDKAQAENLIKEAK; encoded by the exons ATGAACAACAATTCAGCAAAGAGCCCTATGATCGTCTCGTTCGGCGAGATGCTAATAGACTTCGTTCCTGATGTTGCCGGCGTTTCCTTGGCTGAATCCTACGCTTTCATCAAAGCTCCCGGCGGCGCACCTGCTAACGTTGCATGTGCCATCGCTAAGCTCGGAGGCAACGCTGCCTTCATTGGCAAAGTAGGAGACGATGAGTTCGGTCACATGTTGGCGAATCTGTTGAAGAAGAGCGGAGTGAACAGCGACGGGATCTGCTTTGACAAAGATGCGAGGACTGCGTTGGCATTCGTTACGCTGAAGGCGGATGGGCAAAGGGAATTCATGTTTTATCGATCCCCTAGTGCGGATATGTTGTTGAAAGAATCGGAGTTGAAATTGGATCTCATTAAGCAAGCCAAGATATTCCATTATGGATCCATAAGTTTGATATCGGAACCCTGCAAATCAGCTCACATGGCCGCCATGAAAGCGGCTAAACAGGCTGGGGTTTTGCTTTCTTATGACCCTAATGTTCGCTTGCCTTTGTGGCCTTCCCCTGAGGCTGCTAGGGATGGGATTAAGAGCATATGGGATCAAGCTGATTTTGTCAAG GTTAGTGATGATGAGGTGGAATTTCTGACCAAAGGAGACCCTAAAAAGGATGATGTTGTTATGTCTTTATGGAATGACAACTTCAAGTTGCTTATTGTCACTGATGGACCAGAAGGTTGCAGATACTTCACTAAG AAATTCAAAGGAAAGGTGAACGGCTACAAAGTGAAAACCATCGACACCACCGGAGCCGGCGACGCTTTTGTCGGTGCATTTCTACAAGCTGTAGCCAAAGATCCAAATCTCTTCAAC GATGAAAATAAGCTGAAGGAGGCACTGGTGTTTGCAAATGCATGTGGAGCAATTTCTACAACTCAAAAAGGAGCCATCCCATCCCTTCCTGACAAGGCTCAAGCTGAAAATCTCATCAAAGAAGCCAAATGa
- the LOC105804786 gene encoding transcriptional corepressor LEUNIG_HOMOLOG isoform X2: MAQSNWEADKMLDVYIHDYLLKRKLHASAKAFMTEGKVATDPVAIDAPGGFLFEWWSVFWDIFIARTNEKHSEAAAAYIESQQLKAREQQQLQMQQLQLMQHRNAPLQRRDPSHPALGGSVNTINSEGMIGQPSASVLAMKMYEERVKHPHSADSETSSALIDANRMALLKTQTNNQVQLLQGSPGNMSAALQQIQSRTPLTTDIKTEVSLGGNPKSLPMDPSSIYGQAILQPKSGLGGAVLNQGVPGLPLRGWPLTGIDQLRPSLGVQMQKPNLQTQNQFVLTSQQQHVLAQAQLQGNLGNSTTFVNAKVGQSVRNNGSICSPVPSSSPKMKMGQMSHSSSQQQDQLQQQQQPSQQLQQNNRKRKQHSASGAANSTGTGNTGPSPSSPPSTHTPGDAITSATSLQHVNSVSKSMMYGADATAGLTSSSNLLEDMDRFDPLDENMESLLSHESDSRDIYGTIKQCPPEHPKESAKGFTFAEVGCIQTRNSEVTCCHFSSDGKVLASAGHDKKPGYCVKAYNSHPSPVMSLDFHPKKTDLFCFCDNDNEIRYFNLNTFSCTRISKGGMAQVRFQPRIGHFLAAASDKVVSIFDVETDRQTLTFQGHSEIVNYICWDANGEYLASVSHNLVKIWSLVTGECIQELGSGGNQFHSCVFHPNYSTLLVIGGISSLELWNMAENKSMTISAHENIISALAQSPVTGMVASASHDSSVKLWK, translated from the exons ATGGCGCAGAGTAATTGGGAAGCTGACAAGAT GCTTGATGTTTATATTCATGATTATTTGTTGAAAAGGAAGTTGCATGCTTCTGCAAAAGCTTTTATGACTGAAGGAAAGGTTGCCACAGATCCAGTAG CAATCGATGCTCCTGGAGGGTTTCTGTTTGAGTGGTGGTCTGTCTTCTGGGACATATTTATTGCTAGGACAAATGAGAAACATTCTGAGGCTGCTGCAGCTTATATAGAG TCTCAGCAACTTAAAGCAAGGGAACAACAGCAATTACAAATGCAGCAGTTGCAACTAATGCAGCACCGAAATGCGCCGTTGCAACGAAGGGATCCCAGTCATCCTGCTCTTGGTGGTTCTGTAAATACGATTAACTCTGAAGGAATGATTGGACAGCCATCAGCTAGTGTGTTGGCCATGAAAATGTATGAAGAACGTGTGAAACACCCTCATTCTGCGGATTCAGAGACATCATCAGCACTGATTGATGCCAATCGGATGGCTCTTCTGAAAACACAGACCAATAATCAAGT CCAGCTTTTGCAAGGTAGTCCTGGAAATATGTCAGCTGCTTTGCAACAAATCCAGTCACGAACGCCATTGACAACT GATATCAAAACTGAAGTTAGTTTGGGTGGAAACCCGAAAAGTTTACCTATGGATCCCTCATCCATCTATGGTCAGGCAATTTTACAGCCTAAATCAGGACTAGGTGGTGCTG TATTAAATCAGGGTGTCCCTGGTCTTCCATTAAGGGGTTGGCCTCTGACT GGCATAGATCAGTTACGACCAAGTTTAGGAGTACAGATGCAAAAACCCAATCTGCAGACTCAAAATCAATTCGTTTTGACGTCACAACAACAGCACGTTTTGGCACAAGCTCAGTTACAAGGCAACCTTGGAAACTCAACAACCTTCGTGAATGCAAAAGTTGGTCAGTCTGTTAGAAACAACGGATCCATATGCTCCCCGGTGCCATCAAGTTCTCCAAAG ATGAAGATGGGTCAAATGTCACATTCTTCGTCACAACAACAGGACCAATTGCAACAGCAGCAGCAGCCATCACAGCAACTGCAACAG AATaacagaaaaaggaaacaacaCTCTGCTTCTGGAGCAGCTAACAGTACTGGCACAGGAAACACTGGCCCTTCACCAAGTTCACCACCGTCAACTCACACACCTGGTGATGCAATAACTTCTGCAACCAGTTTGCAGCATGTTAATAGTGTTTCTAAAAGCATGATGTATGGTGCAGATGCAACTGCGGGTCTTACATCATCTTCCAATCTGTTG GAAGACATGGATAGGTTTGATCCTCTGGATGAAAATATGGAGTCACTACTTTCACATGAAAGTGACTCAAGGGACATTTATGGTACCATTAAACAATGTCCTCCTGAGCACCCAAAGGAGTCTGCTAAAG GCTTCACTTTTGCTGAGGTTGGTTGTATACAGACCAGAAATAGCGAAGTTACTTGCTGTCATTTTTCTTCTGATGGGAAGGTGCTGGCTAGTGCTGGGCATGACAAGAAG CCAGGCTATTGCGTGAAAGCATACAATAGCCATCCTTCACCTGTGATGTCCCTTGATTTCCACCCCAAAAAGACGGACTTGTTTTGCTTTTGTGATAATGACAATGAAATTCGCTATTTTAATCTTAATACATTCTCATGCACCCGGATATCCAAG GGAGGTATGGCCCAAGTAAGGTTCCAACCAAGAATTGGACATTTTCTGGCAGCAGCATCAGATAAAGTAGTGTCCATCTTTGATGTAGAAACTGATAGACAAACATTAACATTTCAG GGGCATTCAGAAATTGTGAACTATATATGCTGGGATGCAAACGGAGAGTATTTAGCATCTGTCAGTCACAACTTGGTAAAAATATGGTCATTGGTGACAGGGGAGTGCATTCAAGAACTCGGTTCTGGTGGGAACCAGTTCCACTCGTGTGTCTTTCATCCAAATTATTCCACTCTTTTGGTGATTGGAGGAATTTCA TCATTGGAGCTGTGGAACATGGCTGAGAATAAAAGCATGACAATTTCAGCTCACGAGAATATAATTTCAGCATTGGCGCAGTCGCCTGTCACAGGAATGGTTGCTTCGGCAAGTCATGATAGCTCTGTAAAGCTAtggaaataa
- the LOC105804786 gene encoding transcriptional corepressor LEUNIG_HOMOLOG isoform X1: MAQSNWEADKMLDVYIHDYLLKRKLHASAKAFMTEGKVATDPVAIDAPGGFLFEWWSVFWDIFIARTNEKHSEAAAAYIESQQLKAREQQQLQMQQLQLMQHRNAPLQRRDPSHPALGGSVNTINSEGMIGQPSASVLAMKMYEERVKHPHSADSETSSALIDANRMALLKTQTNNQVQLLQGSPGNMSAALQQIQSRTPLTTDIKTEVSLGGNPKSLPMDPSSIYGQAILQPKSGLGGAVLNQGVPGLPLRGWPLTGIDQLRPSLGVQMQKPNLQTQNQFVLTSQQQHVLAQAQLQGNLGNSTTFVNAKVGQSVRNNGSICSPVPSSSPKMKMGQMSHSSSQQQDQLQQQQQPSQQLQQNNRKRKQHSASGAANSTGTGNTGPSPSSPPSTHTPGDAITSATSLQHVNSVSKSMMYGADATAGLTSSSNLLEDMDRFDPLDENMESLLSHESDSRDIYGTIKQCPPEHPKESAKGFTFAEVGCIQTRNSEVTCCHFSSDGKVLASAGHDKKVVLWNMDTLKTESTPEEHKLVITEVRFRPNSSQLATASFDKSVRLWDAANPGYCVKAYNSHPSPVMSLDFHPKKTDLFCFCDNDNEIRYFNLNTFSCTRISKGGMAQVRFQPRIGHFLAAASDKVVSIFDVETDRQTLTFQGHSEIVNYICWDANGEYLASVSHNLVKIWSLVTGECIQELGSGGNQFHSCVFHPNYSTLLVIGGISSLELWNMAENKSMTISAHENIISALAQSPVTGMVASASHDSSVKLWK; this comes from the exons ATGGCGCAGAGTAATTGGGAAGCTGACAAGAT GCTTGATGTTTATATTCATGATTATTTGTTGAAAAGGAAGTTGCATGCTTCTGCAAAAGCTTTTATGACTGAAGGAAAGGTTGCCACAGATCCAGTAG CAATCGATGCTCCTGGAGGGTTTCTGTTTGAGTGGTGGTCTGTCTTCTGGGACATATTTATTGCTAGGACAAATGAGAAACATTCTGAGGCTGCTGCAGCTTATATAGAG TCTCAGCAACTTAAAGCAAGGGAACAACAGCAATTACAAATGCAGCAGTTGCAACTAATGCAGCACCGAAATGCGCCGTTGCAACGAAGGGATCCCAGTCATCCTGCTCTTGGTGGTTCTGTAAATACGATTAACTCTGAAGGAATGATTGGACAGCCATCAGCTAGTGTGTTGGCCATGAAAATGTATGAAGAACGTGTGAAACACCCTCATTCTGCGGATTCAGAGACATCATCAGCACTGATTGATGCCAATCGGATGGCTCTTCTGAAAACACAGACCAATAATCAAGT CCAGCTTTTGCAAGGTAGTCCTGGAAATATGTCAGCTGCTTTGCAACAAATCCAGTCACGAACGCCATTGACAACT GATATCAAAACTGAAGTTAGTTTGGGTGGAAACCCGAAAAGTTTACCTATGGATCCCTCATCCATCTATGGTCAGGCAATTTTACAGCCTAAATCAGGACTAGGTGGTGCTG TATTAAATCAGGGTGTCCCTGGTCTTCCATTAAGGGGTTGGCCTCTGACT GGCATAGATCAGTTACGACCAAGTTTAGGAGTACAGATGCAAAAACCCAATCTGCAGACTCAAAATCAATTCGTTTTGACGTCACAACAACAGCACGTTTTGGCACAAGCTCAGTTACAAGGCAACCTTGGAAACTCAACAACCTTCGTGAATGCAAAAGTTGGTCAGTCTGTTAGAAACAACGGATCCATATGCTCCCCGGTGCCATCAAGTTCTCCAAAG ATGAAGATGGGTCAAATGTCACATTCTTCGTCACAACAACAGGACCAATTGCAACAGCAGCAGCAGCCATCACAGCAACTGCAACAG AATaacagaaaaaggaaacaacaCTCTGCTTCTGGAGCAGCTAACAGTACTGGCACAGGAAACACTGGCCCTTCACCAAGTTCACCACCGTCAACTCACACACCTGGTGATGCAATAACTTCTGCAACCAGTTTGCAGCATGTTAATAGTGTTTCTAAAAGCATGATGTATGGTGCAGATGCAACTGCGGGTCTTACATCATCTTCCAATCTGTTG GAAGACATGGATAGGTTTGATCCTCTGGATGAAAATATGGAGTCACTACTTTCACATGAAAGTGACTCAAGGGACATTTATGGTACCATTAAACAATGTCCTCCTGAGCACCCAAAGGAGTCTGCTAAAG GCTTCACTTTTGCTGAGGTTGGTTGTATACAGACCAGAAATAGCGAAGTTACTTGCTGTCATTTTTCTTCTGATGGGAAGGTGCTGGCTAGTGCTGGGCATGACAAGAAG GTGGTTCTTTGGAATATGGATACCCTGAAAACAGAGAGTACTCCAGAAGAACACAAATTGGTTATTACAGAAGTTCGTTTTAGACCAAATTCATCTCAGTTGGCAACAGCTTCTTTTGATAAATCTGTGCGGTTATGGGATGCAGCCAAT CCAGGCTATTGCGTGAAAGCATACAATAGCCATCCTTCACCTGTGATGTCCCTTGATTTCCACCCCAAAAAGACGGACTTGTTTTGCTTTTGTGATAATGACAATGAAATTCGCTATTTTAATCTTAATACATTCTCATGCACCCGGATATCCAAG GGAGGTATGGCCCAAGTAAGGTTCCAACCAAGAATTGGACATTTTCTGGCAGCAGCATCAGATAAAGTAGTGTCCATCTTTGATGTAGAAACTGATAGACAAACATTAACATTTCAG GGGCATTCAGAAATTGTGAACTATATATGCTGGGATGCAAACGGAGAGTATTTAGCATCTGTCAGTCACAACTTGGTAAAAATATGGTCATTGGTGACAGGGGAGTGCATTCAAGAACTCGGTTCTGGTGGGAACCAGTTCCACTCGTGTGTCTTTCATCCAAATTATTCCACTCTTTTGGTGATTGGAGGAATTTCA TCATTGGAGCTGTGGAACATGGCTGAGAATAAAAGCATGACAATTTCAGCTCACGAGAATATAATTTCAGCATTGGCGCAGTCGCCTGTCACAGGAATGGTTGCTTCGGCAAGTCATGATAGCTCTGTAAAGCTAtggaaataa